In the genome of Campylobacter helveticus, the window GAAGTTGTATTGTTAAGGATAATGGACGCGGTATTCCAGTTGGAATCCATCCAACAGAAAATATCCCAACTTTAACTGTTGTTTTAACAGTGCTTCACGCAGGTGGGAAATTCGACCAAGATACCTATAAAGTCTCTGGAGGGCTTCACGGCGTGGGTGTTTCTGTCGTTAATGCACTTTCTAAAAAACTTGTTGCCACAGTAGAAAGAGATGGAGAAATTTATAGACAAGAATTTTCTAAAGGTCTAATTGCAAGTGAATTTGGCGTTGTAGGTAAAACCCAAAAAACAAGCACAACAATAGAATTTTGGCCTGATGAAAGTATCTTCGAAGTTACGGAATTTGATTATGAAATTTTAGCGAAACGCTTTAGAGAACTTGCCTATCTAAACCCCAAAATTACCATAAATTTTAAAGATAATCGTGTCGGTAAAAGTGAAAGTTTTCATTTTGAGGGTGGAATTTCACAATTTGTTAGCGATTTGAACAAAAAACAAGCTTTAACTAAACCTATCTTTTTTAGTGTTGATGAAGATAATGTTAATGTCGAAGTTGCTCTGCTTTATAATGAAACTTACACAGAAAATTTACTTTCTTTTGTCAATAACATACGCACACCAGATGGAGGCACTCACGAAGCAGGTTTTAGAATGGGACTTACACGCGTGATAAGCAATTATATCGAGGCAAATGCAAGTGCTAGAGAAAAAGATAATAAAATCACAGGTGAAGATGTGCGGGAGGGACTTATCGCCATAGTGAGCGTTAAAGTACCTGAGCCGCAATTTGAGGGGCAAACTAAAGGAAAACTTGGCTCTTCTTATGTGCGTCCTATCGTTAATAAAGCGAGTTTTGAATATCTAAGTAAATATTTTGAGGAAAATCCTATCGAGGCTAAAGCCATTATGAATAAAGCTTTAATGGCAGCAAGAGGTAGGGAAGCAGCAAAAAAAGCAAGAGAGCTAACGCGTAAAAAAGAAAGTTTGAGTGTGGGGACCTTGCCGGGGAAATTGGCTGATTGTCAAAGCAAGGACCCAAGTGAGAGTGAAATTTATTTAGTCGAGGGCGATAGTGCGGGAGGCTCTGCTAAACAGGGGCGTGAAAGGGCTTTTCAAGCGATTTTGCCTTTAAGAGGAAAAATTTTAAATGTCGAAAAAGCAAGGCTGGATAAAATTTTAAAAAGTGAGCAAATTCAAAATATGATTACCGCTTTTGGCTGCGGTATAGGTGAGGATTTTGACCTTTCAAAGCTAAGGTATCATAAAATCATCATTATGACAGATGCGGATGTTGATGGCTCACACATACAAACTTTACTTTTAACTTTTTTCTTCCGCTTTATGAACGAGCTTGTGGCAAATGGACATATTTATTTGGCTCAACCCCCACTTTATCGTTATAAAAAAGGGCAAAAAAGAGAAATTTATCTTAAAGATGAAAAGGCTTTAAATGAATTTTTAATTGAAACAGGGATAGAAAATTCAAATTATGAAGGCATAGGACTTAATGATTTGAAAGAATTTTTAAAAATCGTTGCAGCATATCGCTCGGTGTTAAAAGATTTAGAAAAACGCTTTAATGTTATTTCTGTCATTCGTTATTTGATAGAAAATCCAGATTTGATTAAGAATTCGAATGAAGAATTATTCAAAATTATCAAAAGCTTTTTAGAAAAAGAAGGACATAATATTTTAAATTCTTACATTAGTGAAGAGGCGATAAGAATTTATGTGCAAACTGAAAATGGACTTGAAGAGCTTATCGTAAATGATGATTTATTCTCGCATCCTTTATATACGGAGGCGACTTATATTTTTGGAAAGATTAAAGAGCGAGATTTAAATTTCGAACGAGATATTTTAGAAATTTTAGATGAAGTGGAAAAAAATGCTAAAAAAGGTGCTTATATCCAGCGTTATAAAGGTTTAGGTGAGATGAATCCTGAGCAGCTTTGGGAAACGACAATGGACCCTAGCATTAGACGCCTTTTAAAAATTACAATCGAAGATGCGCAAAGTGCAAATGATACTTTTAATCTCTTTATGGGTGATGAGGTCGAGCCAAGACGCGACTATATCCAAACACACGCTAAAGATGTGAAGCATCTTGATGTGTAATTTAAGATGATTTTTATTATAGGTGGAGAAAGTCATACGGGAAAGAGTTTATTGGCGCAGAATTTGCTTAGAAAAACTTCTTTCCCCTATCTTAGTTTAGACCTTATTAAAATGGGTTTTGTTAAGCTTAAAAACCCGCCTTTTAAGGTCGATGAAGATGAAAAAATAGCAAATTTCTTTGCCCTTTTCTTAATAATTTTATCCAGAGTGCTTTAGAAAATCAGCAAAATTATATCATTGAGGGTGTATATTTACGCCCTAAAAAACTTCAAAAATGGCTTAAAAATGATGAGTGTAAAATACTTTTTTTATTTTTTTCTAAGGCGTATTAAAAGCGAATTTGTTGATGTTAAAAAGCTTATAAAAGAACATCAAAAACTTAAGAAAAAATGTAAGAAATTTAAAATGCCTTTTTTAGAAATTAAAGAAAATTATGAAATAAAAATTCCAAAAGCCTTGGAATTTTTATTGAATGAGGGTAATAATGCAAAGTTGATTAAAAAGCGTGTGGATTATTATTGCCCACTCAATTCCAAATCAATTTAGATTCTAGTGCGTGGCAACTAAGAAATTTGCGTTTTTGTCGTAAAAATACAGCATATTTTTTTGACAGCTATGAAATCGCGCGTTATTTTCCGCAAAATTTTAAAGCAAATTTTGAATTTGGTGATGTTTCTTATAGAGGGCAACGATGTGGCAAGTAATATTAAATTTGAATTTGGTGATGTTTCTTATAGAGGGCAACGATGTGGCAAGTAATATTAAATGGGTGATGAGCTCAAATTCACTTGTCATTATGCCACGCGTAAAATTTGAAACTTGGTTTATGGAGGGAGAGCTTAAGCCAAATGTGCATTATGCTGAGATTAAAGATAATTATGAAAATTTAGAAGAATTGCTAGAATTTTTCATCAAGCATTCAAATGATGCAAAAGAGATTATCCACAATGCACACGAATATGTTAAGCAGTTTTTTGATAAAGAGCGTGAATTTCTTATCTCACTTTTACTAATGGGAAAATATTTTTATTACACAAACCAAATCGAAAAATGAGTTTAACGACGCTTTAAAGCTTCGTATTTAATTCTTTAGTATATAATGCTTCGATTTAATTTAAAGGATAAAAAATGCGTTATGGCGAAAAGGAAATTAAAGAATTTGATGTCGATAAAGACTTAGAGCTTTGGGAAAACACGGCGGAAAATGACTATGTGATTAAAATTACCTTGCCTGAATTTTGTTGTCTTTGCCCTAGAAGTGGGTATCCTGATTTTGCAACGATTTATGTTGAGTATATGCCTGATAAGCTTGTTGTGGAGTTAAAGGCGATTAAAATTTATATTAATTCTTTTATGAACCGCAATGTCAGCCACGAAGCAAGTATTAATGAAATTTATAACACCTTAAAAGATAAGTTAAAACCAAAATGGATAAAGGTTGTTGGAGATTTTAACCCTCGCGGTAATGTCCATACCTTAATCGAATGTCGTAGCGATATAGTTGTGCCAAAATGTTTATAGATAGTGTGAAATTAAGCCTTGCTTCGGGAGATGGGGGTAAGGGAGCTGTGAGTTTTCGCCGTGAAAAGCATGTGCCTTTGGGAGGTCCTGATGGAGGAGATGGTGGAAATGGCGGTGACGTGGTGATTATTTGCGATAATAATACACATACTTTGATGAATTTTAAAGGCAAAAAAGAACTTCGCGCACAAAATGGAGTCCCCGGACAAGGGCGTAACAAAAATGGCAAAAGAGGGGCAAATTTAGAACTCATCGTCCCACAAGGGACACAAATTATCGATGCAAAGAGCGGTGAGATTTTGCTAGATTTAGTTAAAGAAGGACAAAGAGAAGTTTTTCTAAAAGGCGGTAAAGGGGGGCTTGGTAACACGCATTTTAAAAACTCTACAAATCAACGCCCAGATTACGCACAGCCGGGCATAAAAGGGCAAGTGCGTGAGGTAAGGCTTGAGTTAAAGCTTATCGCTGATGTGGGCTTAGTGGGCTTTCCAAATGCTGGTAAATCCACACTTATAAGCGTGATTTCTAACGCAAAGCCCGAGATTGCAAACTATGAATTTACCACGCTGACGCCTAAACTTGGGCTTGTGGAGGTTGATGAGTATCATTCTTTTGTGATGGCGGATATTCCGGGCATTATCGAGGGTGCTAGTGCGGGTAAGGGCTTGGGGCTTTTATTTTTAAAGCATATCGAACGCACAAATTTTTTACTTTTTGTGCTTGATACGATGAGGCAGATGAGCCTAAAAGAGCAGTTTATTATCTTAAAAAAAGAGCTTGAAAAATTTTCAAATACGCTTAGTAAGCGTTCTTTTGGTGTGATGATTTCTAAGATAGATTGTGCGAATTTGGGAGAGGACTTTGCTAAAGAATTGGAAACAAATGTGAAAGATTTGGAAGAATTTTTAAAAGAGCAAAATCCTAGTTTCGTTTTGAAAGTTTCAAGTCTTGATAAAACGGGGCTAAATGAGCTTAAATTTAAGCTTTTAGAGCAAGTGAAACCTAAAAATTAAAGGAGAAAAAATGTTTCGTAAAGTAAAATATGACAATGGCTTAAGGGAAATTTACCTTGGTAAATTAAGAATCGCTAAATATCTAAATTCTAAAAAACATTTAGAGTATCAATGCGAACTCTTGCAAAATTCTCGAGGGGGGGGGTCAAATACTTTCAGTTTCTTTTAAAAAGAGCTTGTGTCGCTACTAAGTATCATCATATTTTTTATGAATTTTATCTGCGTTCAAGTAAGGGCGAAGAGCTAGTTTTCATAGACGGCGGTGCGCATGCTGGTGTTTTTAGTGATGTGGCTTTGGCAAGTGGCGGAATTTGCTATGCTTTTGAGCCAAATGTTTATTTAACGGCTTTTTTAAGGAATTTATATAAAGATAATGAGCGTTTGATTGTCTTAGAGCAGGCGATTTCCAACAAAAATGAAAAAACCATTTTTTATAATATGAATGGCGATCTTGTCAGTGACGGCAATA includes:
- a CDS encoding glycosyl transferase family 90, giving the protein MWQVILNLNLVMFLIEGNDVASNIKWVMSSNSLVIMPRVKFETWFMEGELKPNVHYAEIKDNYENLEELLEFFIKHSNDAKEIIHNAHEYVKQFFDKEREFLISLLLMGKYFYYTNQIEK
- the obgE gene encoding GTPase ObgE, whose product is MFIDSVKLSLASGDGGKGAVSFRREKHVPLGGPDGGDGGNGGDVVIICDNNTHTLMNFKGKKELRAQNGVPGQGRNKNGKRGANLELIVPQGTQIIDAKSGEILLDLVKEGQREVFLKGGKGGLGNTHFKNSTNQRPDYAQPGIKGQVREVRLELKLIADVGLVGFPNAGKSTLISVISNAKPEIANYEFTTLTPKLGLVEVDEYHSFVMADIPGIIEGASAGKGLGLLFLKHIERTNFLLFVLDTMRQMSLKEQFIILKKELEKFSNTLSKRSFGVMISKIDCANLGEDFAKELETNVKDLEEFLKEQNPSFVLKVSSLDKTGLNELKFKLLEQVKPKN
- the queF gene encoding preQ(1) synthase, which produces MRYGEKEIKEFDVDKDLELWENTAENDYVIKITLPEFCCLCPRSGYPDFATIYVEYMPDKLVVELKAIKIYINSFMNRNVSHEASINEIYNTLKDKLKPKWIKVVGDFNPRGNVHTLIECRSDIVVPKCL
- a CDS encoding FkbM family methyltransferase gives rise to the protein MRTLAKFSRGGVKYFQFLLKRACVATKYHHIFYEFYLRSSKGEELVFIDGGAHAGVFSDVALASGGICYAFEPNVYLTAFLRNLYKDNERLIVLEQAISNKNEKTIFYNMNGDLVSDGNSIISMSKAEQESAYEVQMIDFCEFIAELIQKHGKIAFVKLDIEGAEFDVLDALIEKNLYENIEYIMVETHERFFENPSQKIGQLKEKIAKKKITNIYLDWI
- the gyrB gene encoding DNA topoisomerase (ATP-hydrolyzing) subunit B, encoding MQKNYGESNIKVLKGLEAVRKRPGMYIGDTNVNGLHHMIYEVVDNSIDEAMAGYCDTIDIELTTEGSCIVKDNGRGIPVGIHPTENIPTLTVVLTVLHAGGKFDQDTYKVSGGLHGVGVSVVNALSKKLVATVERDGEIYRQEFSKGLIASEFGVVGKTQKTSTTIEFWPDESIFEVTEFDYEILAKRFRELAYLNPKITINFKDNRVGKSESFHFEGGISQFVSDLNKKQALTKPIFFSVDEDNVNVEVALLYNETYTENLLSFVNNIRTPDGGTHEAGFRMGLTRVISNYIEANASAREKDNKITGEDVREGLIAIVSVKVPEPQFEGQTKGKLGSSYVRPIVNKASFEYLSKYFEENPIEAKAIMNKALMAARGREAAKKARELTRKKESLSVGTLPGKLADCQSKDPSESEIYLVEGDSAGGSAKQGRERAFQAILPLRGKILNVEKARLDKILKSEQIQNMITAFGCGIGEDFDLSKLRYHKIIIMTDADVDGSHIQTLLLTFFFRFMNELVANGHIYLAQPPLYRYKKGQKREIYLKDEKALNEFLIETGIENSNYEGIGLNDLKEFLKIVAAYRSVLKDLEKRFNVISVIRYLIENPDLIKNSNEELFKIIKSFLEKEGHNILNSYISEEAIRIYVQTENGLEELIVNDDLFSHPLYTEATYIFGKIKERDLNFERDILEILDEVEKNAKKGAYIQRYKGLGEMNPEQLWETTMDPSIRRLLKITIEDAQSANDTFNLFMGDEVEPRRDYIQTHAKDVKHLDV